Proteins encoded in a region of the Variovorax sp. PAMC 28711 genome:
- a CDS encoding nucleotidyltransferase family protein, protein MILAAGRGERMRPLTDATPKPLLAVRGKPLMQWPLDALAAGGFADLVVNTAWLGEQISDRFAARSISWSHEGRDFGGALETAGGIVRALPVLGDVFWVAAGDVFAPDFVFTQHAVDRFVASDKLAHLWLVPNPAHNPKGDFGLSPQGLARNQNDGERFTFSTIGLYRAALFAPPYCALPTGNPFGAKAPLAPILRAAMDNELVSAERYTGAWTDVGTPERLQQLNTP, encoded by the coding sequence ATGATCCTCGCCGCCGGTCGGGGTGAGCGCATGCGCCCACTGACCGACGCCACGCCCAAGCCGCTGCTCGCGGTGCGCGGCAAGCCGCTGATGCAGTGGCCGCTGGACGCCCTGGCGGCGGGCGGCTTCGCCGATCTGGTGGTCAACACGGCCTGGCTCGGCGAACAGATTTCGGATCGTTTCGCAGCGCGGTCGATTTCCTGGTCGCACGAGGGTCGCGACTTCGGCGGCGCCCTCGAAACAGCCGGCGGTATCGTGCGCGCACTGCCGGTGCTGGGCGATGTGTTCTGGGTGGCGGCGGGCGACGTGTTCGCGCCGGATTTCGTTTTCACGCAGCACGCGGTCGACCGCTTCGTGGCGAGCGACAAGCTCGCGCACCTGTGGCTGGTGCCGAACCCGGCGCACAACCCGAAGGGCGACTTCGGCCTGTCGCCCCAAGGGCTCGCGCGCAACCAGAACGATGGCGAGCGCTTCACCTTCTCGACCATCGGCCTCTATCGCGCCGCCCTTTTTGCGCCGCCGTACTGCGCCCTCCCGACCGGCAACCCTTTCGGCGCCAAAGCCCCGCTGGCCCCGATCCTGCGTGCCGCGATGGACAATGAACTCGTGAGCGCCGAGCGCTACACCGGCGCATGGACCGATGTCGGCACCCCCGAGCGACTGCAGCAACTGAACACGCCATGA
- a CDS encoding S-adenosylmethionine decarboxylase family protein, which yields MHGLHLTADLHDCQCHARWLLDADALGAACLDAIAGAGLQAVGQLLHTFPATSHGPGGVTATVLLAESHLCIHTWPERRAVTLDVYVCNVGGDHSARAHALLDALLVLFSPAHTERHALTRGTVAGVDA from the coding sequence ATGCACGGCCTGCACCTCACCGCCGACCTCCACGATTGCCAGTGCCATGCGCGCTGGCTGCTCGATGCCGATGCGCTCGGCGCCGCCTGCCTCGACGCGATCGCGGGCGCGGGCCTGCAGGCTGTCGGCCAGCTCTTGCACACCTTTCCGGCCACGTCGCACGGGCCGGGCGGCGTGACGGCGACGGTGCTGCTGGCCGAGTCGCATCTGTGCATCCACACCTGGCCCGAACGGCGCGCGGTGACGCTCGATGTGTACGTCTGCAATGTCGGCGGCGACCATTCGGCGCGGGCGCATGCGCTGCTCGACGCGTTGCTCGTGCTTTTCTCGCCCGCGCACACGGAGCGCCATGCGCTCACGCGGGGCACCGTGGCAGGGGTGGACGCATGA
- a CDS encoding transketolase family protein, whose amino-acid sequence MANQALMANAIRALAMDAVQQANSGHPGAPMGMADMAVALWGDHLRFNPANPHWFDRDRFVLSNGHASMMLYAVLHLSGYDLPMSEIKNFRQLHSKTPGHPEIDVTPGVETTTGPLGQGITNAVGMALAEKLLAAEFNRKGHEIVDHHTYAFLGDGCMMEGISHEAAGLAGAWRLGKLIALYDDNGISIDGQVKPWFIDNTKERFEAHGWNVIGTIDGNDAKDVSKAIAKAKKNSDNKPTLIICKTVIGKGSPNRAGTAKAHGEALGAEEIKLTREAIGWTEPAFEIPQIVADDWNHQAAGAKVEAEWNEKFAAYGAAFPDLAAEFTRRMKGELPKNFHQVAFDTVVAAHTKAETVASRKASQLALESFTAALPEMLGGSADLTGSNLTNTKSTAPFRVDPKTGDVVLGAPHEAAKQGAEDESKPKSTTDAAPAPHGVIGRHINYGVREFGMAAVMNGVAVHGGYIPYGGTFLTFSDYSRNAIRMAALMKRRVIHVFTHDSIGLGEDGPTHQSIEHAASLRLIPNLDVWRPGDTAETAVAWAVALQNQSRPTALLLSRQNIAYAPKTDLSDINKGAYVVSEPEAVGLKSKKTVAVIIATGSEVQLALAAQKLLATKKIAVRVVSMPSTTTFDRQDMAYKKAVLPKKLPRVAVEMGCTGGWWKYGVAAVVGIDTFGESAPAPELFKHFGFTPENVAATVEAVLKG is encoded by the coding sequence ATGGCCAACCAAGCCCTGATGGCCAACGCGATCCGCGCGTTGGCAATGGACGCCGTCCAACAAGCCAACTCCGGGCATCCGGGGGCGCCGATGGGGATGGCCGACATGGCGGTCGCGCTGTGGGGCGATCACCTGCGCTTCAACCCGGCCAATCCGCACTGGTTCGACCGCGACCGCTTCGTGCTGTCGAACGGCCACGCGTCGATGATGTTGTACGCCGTGCTGCACCTCAGCGGCTACGACCTCCCGATGTCGGAGATCAAGAACTTCCGCCAGCTGCACAGCAAGACGCCGGGCCATCCGGAGATCGACGTCACGCCGGGCGTGGAAACCACCACCGGTCCGCTGGGCCAGGGCATCACCAACGCAGTGGGCATGGCGCTGGCCGAAAAGCTGCTCGCTGCCGAGTTCAATCGCAAGGGCCACGAGATCGTCGACCACCACACCTACGCCTTCCTGGGCGACGGTTGCATGATGGAAGGCATCAGCCACGAAGCCGCCGGCCTGGCCGGTGCCTGGCGCCTCGGCAAGCTGATCGCGCTGTACGACGACAACGGCATCAGCATCGACGGCCAGGTCAAGCCCTGGTTCATCGACAACACCAAAGAGCGCTTCGAGGCCCACGGCTGGAACGTGATCGGCACGATCGACGGCAACGACGCGAAAGACGTGTCCAAGGCCATCGCGAAGGCGAAGAAGAACAGCGACAACAAGCCCACGCTCATCATCTGCAAGACGGTGATCGGCAAGGGCAGCCCGAACCGCGCCGGCACCGCCAAGGCGCACGGCGAGGCGCTGGGCGCCGAAGAAATCAAGCTCACGCGTGAGGCGATCGGCTGGACCGAACCGGCCTTCGAGATCCCGCAGATCGTCGCCGACGACTGGAACCACCAGGCTGCGGGCGCCAAGGTCGAAGCCGAGTGGAACGAGAAGTTCGCCGCCTACGGCGCCGCCTTCCCCGACCTCGCCGCCGAGTTCACGCGCCGCATGAAGGGCGAACTGCCGAAGAACTTTCACCAGGTCGCGTTCGACACCGTCGTCGCCGCCCACACCAAGGCCGAAACCGTGGCCAGCCGCAAAGCCAGCCAGCTCGCGCTGGAATCGTTCACGGCCGCGTTGCCCGAGATGCTCGGCGGCAGCGCCGACCTGACCGGATCGAATCTCACCAACACCAAGAGCACCGCTCCGTTCCGCGTCGATCCGAAGACCGGCGACGTGGTGCTCGGCGCCCCTCACGAGGCAGCCAAGCAAGGCGCCGAAGACGAGAGCAAGCCGAAAAGCACCACCGACGCAGCGCCTGCGCCGCACGGCGTGATCGGCCGCCACATCAACTACGGCGTGCGCGAATTCGGCATGGCCGCGGTCATGAACGGCGTGGCCGTGCACGGCGGCTACATCCCCTACGGCGGCACCTTCCTCACCTTCAGCGACTACAGCCGCAATGCGATCCGCATGGCTGCGCTGATGAAGCGCCGCGTGATCCATGTCTTCACGCACGACTCCATCGGCCTCGGCGAAGACGGCCCGACGCACCAGTCGATCGAGCACGCTGCCTCGCTGCGTCTCATCCCCAACCTGGACGTCTGGCGGCCGGGCGACACGGCCGAGACCGCCGTGGCCTGGGCCGTCGCGCTGCAGAACCAGTCGCGCCCGACCGCCCTCTTGCTGAGCCGCCAGAACATCGCCTACGCGCCCAAGACCGACCTGAGCGACATCAACAAGGGCGCCTACGTGGTGTCTGAACCCGAAGCGGTCGGCCTCAAAAGCAAGAAGACCGTGGCCGTGATCATCGCCACCGGGTCCGAAGTGCAACTCGCCCTCGCCGCGCAGAAGCTGCTGGCCACGAAGAAGATCGCGGTGCGCGTGGTGTCGATGCCTTCGACCACCACCTTCGACCGCCAGGACATGGCCTACAAGAAGGCCGTGCTGCCCAAGAAGCTGCCGCGCGTCGCGGTCGAAATGGGCTGCACCGGCGGCTGGTGGAAGTACGGCGTCGCGGCCGTGGTCGGCATCGACACCTTTGGCGAGTCGGCGCCGGCACCGGAGCTCTTCAAGCACTTCGGCTTCACGCCGGAAAACGTAGCGGCCACGGTCGAAGCGGTGCTCAAGGGCTGA
- the gap gene encoding type I glyceraldehyde-3-phosphate dehydrogenase, which translates to MAIKLGINGFGRIGRNVLRAAVQNFNNDIEIVAINDLLEPDYLAYMLQYDSVHGRFKGEVSVDGHTLIVNGKKIRLTQERDPAALKWNEVGADIVLEATGLFLTKETCQKHIDAGAKKVIMSAPCKDDTPMFVYGVNDKKYAGEAIISNASCTTNALAPLAKVLNDKWGIKRGLMTTVHATTATQKTVDGPSNKDWRGGRGILENIIPSSTGAAKAVGVVIPELNKKLTGMSFRVPTSDVSVVDLTVELVKEASYKEICAEMKAQSEGALKGVLGYTEDKVVATDFRGDPRTSIFDAEAGLALDSTFVKLISWYDNEWGYSNKCLEMVKVVSK; encoded by the coding sequence ATGGCTATCAAACTCGGTATCAACGGCTTCGGCCGCATCGGTCGCAACGTGCTGCGCGCAGCGGTGCAGAACTTCAACAACGACATCGAGATCGTTGCCATCAACGACCTGCTCGAGCCCGATTACCTGGCCTACATGCTCCAGTACGACTCGGTGCACGGCCGCTTCAAGGGCGAGGTTTCGGTCGACGGCCACACGCTGATCGTCAACGGCAAGAAGATCCGCCTCACGCAGGAGCGCGACCCGGCGGCGCTCAAGTGGAACGAGGTCGGTGCTGACATCGTGCTCGAAGCCACCGGCCTGTTCCTCACCAAGGAAACCTGCCAGAAGCACATCGACGCGGGTGCCAAGAAGGTCATCATGTCGGCGCCCTGCAAGGACGACACCCCGATGTTCGTGTACGGCGTGAACGACAAGAAGTACGCGGGAGAAGCCATCATCAGCAACGCCAGCTGCACCACCAACGCGCTGGCGCCCCTGGCCAAGGTGCTGAACGACAAGTGGGGCATCAAGCGCGGCCTGATGACCACGGTGCACGCCACCACCGCGACGCAAAAGACCGTCGACGGCCCGAGCAACAAGGACTGGCGCGGCGGCCGCGGCATCCTGGAAAACATCATCCCGTCGAGCACCGGCGCGGCCAAGGCCGTGGGCGTGGTGATTCCCGAGCTCAACAAGAAGCTCACCGGCATGAGCTTTCGCGTGCCGACCTCCGACGTGTCGGTGGTTGACCTGACGGTCGAGCTCGTCAAGGAAGCCAGCTACAAGGAAATCTGTGCCGAAATGAAGGCGCAGTCCGAAGGCGCGCTCAAGGGCGTGCTGGGTTACACCGAAGACAAGGTCGTCGCGACCGACTTCCGTGGCGACCCGCGCACCTCGATCTTCGACGCTGAAGCGGGCCTGGCGCTCGACAGCACTTTCGTCAAGCTGATCAGCTGGTACGACAACGAGTGGGGCTACTCGAACAAGTGCCTCGAAATGGTCAAGGTCGTGTCGAAGTAA
- a CDS encoding putative quinol monooxygenase — translation MIHVVAVITAKPGQRAALLEAFAGNRANVLAEKGCIEYFATIDAAGLPPSKGSFGEDTFVVLEKWEDMAALQAHGAAPHMAAFGAKTKELAAARVIHILDAV, via the coding sequence ATGATCCACGTCGTCGCCGTCATCACCGCCAAGCCGGGCCAGCGCGCCGCATTGCTCGAAGCCTTTGCCGGCAACCGCGCCAACGTGCTGGCTGAAAAGGGCTGCATCGAATACTTCGCCACCATCGACGCGGCCGGCCTGCCCCCCTCCAAGGGCAGCTTTGGCGAAGACACCTTCGTCGTGCTGGAGAAGTGGGAAGACATGGCCGCCCTGCAAGCCCACGGCGCCGCGCCGCACATGGCTGCTTTCGGTGCGAAGACGAAGGAGCTGGCGGCAGCGCGTGTGATTCACATCCTCGACGCAGTCTGA
- a CDS encoding Nramp family divalent metal transporter, giving the protein MFSLPRTATAPFCPSEVKGSVAVDPGLPFHKKLMRYAGPGLLVSVGYMDPGNWATDIEAGSKFGYGLLFVVLLASLAAMLLQTLCVRLGLIAQKDLARACRERYPPAVNRFLWLGAELAIVACDLAEVLGSALALHLLFGVSIPVGIAITAFDTLLVLGLQGAGFRRVEAIVLGLVVTIAGCFVVELAMSQPNWFGVAMGFVPSLERLQQPGALYLAIGVVGATVMPHNLYLHSSIVQTRLIAPTEAGRREAVRFCTLDAVVSLSLALLVNAAIMVLAASAFNSTGHREVTEIEDAYRLIEPIVGSAFAATLFGIALLASGQSSTFTGTIAGQIVMEGFLDLKIPCWQRRVITRGLALVPAFVGVWWFGDGGVGKMLVLSQVVLSFQLPFAMWPLIRFTSDRALMGGFANGPVVKLAAWGLFGVISAANVWLVASVLTGG; this is encoded by the coding sequence ATGTTTTCGTTACCCCGCACCGCCACCGCGCCTTTTTGCCCCTCCGAAGTCAAGGGCAGCGTCGCGGTCGATCCCGGCTTGCCGTTCCACAAGAAATTGATGCGCTACGCCGGTCCGGGCCTCTTGGTGTCGGTCGGCTACATGGACCCGGGCAACTGGGCGACCGACATCGAGGCGGGTTCGAAATTCGGCTACGGGCTGCTCTTCGTCGTGCTGCTCGCGAGCCTGGCTGCGATGTTGTTGCAAACGCTCTGCGTGCGCCTCGGCCTGATCGCGCAGAAAGACCTCGCGCGCGCCTGCCGCGAACGCTATCCGCCCGCGGTCAATCGCTTTCTGTGGCTCGGCGCCGAGCTCGCCATCGTGGCGTGCGACCTGGCCGAGGTGCTCGGCAGCGCGCTGGCGCTGCACCTCTTGTTCGGCGTGTCGATCCCCGTCGGCATCGCGATCACCGCGTTCGACACGCTGCTGGTCCTCGGCCTGCAGGGCGCGGGCTTCCGGCGTGTCGAGGCGATCGTGTTGGGGCTCGTCGTCACCATCGCCGGCTGCTTCGTCGTGGAGCTCGCGATGTCGCAACCCAACTGGTTCGGCGTCGCGATGGGCTTCGTGCCGAGCCTGGAGCGGCTCCAGCAGCCCGGCGCGCTCTACCTGGCCATCGGCGTGGTCGGCGCGACCGTGATGCCGCACAACCTCTACCTGCACTCGTCGATCGTGCAGACCCGGCTCATCGCGCCCACCGAGGCCGGCCGGCGCGAGGCGGTGCGCTTCTGCACGCTCGATGCGGTGGTGTCGCTGTCGCTCGCGCTCCTGGTGAACGCCGCGATCATGGTGCTGGCGGCCAGCGCCTTCAACAGCACGGGCCACCGCGAGGTGACCGAGATCGAAGATGCCTACCGCCTGATCGAGCCGATCGTCGGCAGCGCGTTCGCGGCCACGCTGTTCGGCATCGCGCTGCTCGCCTCGGGCCAGAGCTCGACCTTCACCGGCACCATCGCCGGCCAGATCGTGATGGAAGGCTTTCTCGACCTCAAGATTCCCTGCTGGCAGCGACGCGTCATCACGCGCGGCCTGGCCCTGGTGCCGGCCTTCGTCGGCGTGTGGTGGTTCGGCGACGGCGGCGTCGGCAAGATGCTGGTGCTGAGCCAGGTGGTGCTGAGCTTCCAGCTGCCGTTCGCGATGTGGCCGCTCATCCGCTTCACGAGCGACCGCGCGCTGATGGGCGGCTTCGCCAACGGGCCGGTGGTGAAACTCGCCGCGTGGGGGCTGTTCGGCGTGATCAGCGCGGCCAACGTGTGGCTGGTCGCCTCGGTGCTGACCGGCGGATAG
- a CDS encoding SlyX family protein gives MDSQNADHAAVDRRLENLEIKASYTEDLLEQLNLAVYRQQQVIDSLALQVAQLRQQSPEQGGGARTLLDELPPHY, from the coding sequence ATGGACTCACAGAATGCCGATCACGCCGCCGTCGACCGCCGCCTCGAAAACCTCGAAATCAAGGCCAGCTACACCGAGGATTTGCTGGAGCAGCTGAACTTGGCGGTGTACCGCCAGCAGCAGGTGATCGACAGCCTCGCGCTGCAGGTCGCGCAACTGCGCCAGCAGAGTCCGGAGCAAGGCGGCGGCGCGCGCACCCTGCTGGACGAGCTGCCGCCGCACTATTGA
- a CDS encoding pirin family protein: MNPIVQIKPLGFPWETIDPFLFCAYHDDAYPQGNGDMAVDDAMLAGRNLGSDFSRKDGFSMYHGNPVPGFPGHPHRGFETVTVVRKGLIDHADSLGAAARFGGGDVQWLTAGKGIVHAEMFPLLDTAAPNPLELFQIWLNLPARNKMVAPHFTMFWAEDIPHFTATDDEGRSTDVSSVAGRIGPVDGAPGAGGPLAPPPDSWASQPDADLAIWTIRMAPGARWTLPAARGDGTRRTLYFFKGASVAIAGQEVTSHAMVELRASEAVELVNGHDEVAEFLVLQGRPIAEPVVQYGPFVMNTQAEIAQTMQDYRRTQFGGWPWKDEAPVHGRDPARFARHPDGREERPAPASEIAA, encoded by the coding sequence ATGAACCCCATCGTCCAGATCAAGCCCCTCGGCTTTCCGTGGGAGACGATCGATCCGTTCCTGTTCTGCGCGTACCACGACGACGCCTACCCGCAAGGCAACGGCGACATGGCCGTGGACGACGCGATGCTGGCGGGCCGCAACCTCGGCTCCGACTTCAGCCGCAAGGACGGCTTCAGCATGTACCACGGCAACCCCGTGCCGGGCTTCCCGGGCCATCCGCACCGCGGCTTCGAAACCGTGACGGTGGTGCGCAAGGGTCTGATCGACCACGCCGACTCGCTCGGCGCAGCCGCGCGCTTCGGTGGCGGCGACGTGCAGTGGCTCACGGCCGGCAAGGGCATCGTGCACGCCGAGATGTTCCCGCTGCTCGACACGGCCGCGCCGAACCCGCTCGAGCTGTTCCAGATCTGGCTGAACCTGCCGGCGCGCAACAAGATGGTCGCGCCGCACTTCACGATGTTCTGGGCCGAGGACATCCCGCACTTCACCGCGACCGACGACGAAGGCCGCAGCACCGACGTGTCGAGCGTGGCGGGCCGCATCGGCCCGGTCGACGGTGCGCCCGGCGCGGGCGGCCCGCTCGCGCCGCCACCCGATTCGTGGGCTTCGCAGCCCGATGCCGATCTCGCGATCTGGACGATCCGCATGGCGCCGGGCGCACGCTGGACGCTGCCGGCCGCCAGGGGCGACGGCACCCGCCGCACGCTGTATTTCTTCAAGGGCGCATCGGTCGCGATCGCCGGGCAAGAGGTCACGAGCCACGCGATGGTCGAGCTGCGCGCATCGGAGGCGGTCGAGCTGGTCAACGGGCACGACGAGGTCGCGGAATTCCTCGTGCTGCAGGGCCGCCCGATCGCCGAGCCGGTGGTGCAGTACGGACCGTTCGTGATGAACACGCAGGCCGAGATCGCGCAGACGATGCAGGACTACCGCCGCACCCAGTTCGGCGGCTGGCCCTGGAAGGACGAGGCGCCGGTGCACGGGCGCGATCCGGCCCGCTTCGCGCGGCACCCGGACGGGCGCGAAGAGCGGCCGGCGCCGGCCAGCGAAATCGCGGCCTGA
- a CDS encoding YihY/virulence factor BrkB family protein — translation MHPKHLFDLSKKAVNAWIDDFAPSMGAAISYYTMFSLAPLLVIVIAVAGALFGREAVQGEIVAQLSGLIGRDGAIAVQGLIKSASEPSRGLIAGAISIAVLLVGATTVFAELQSALDRIWHVPEKEKPSGVWALLRARVLSFGLILGLAFLLMVSLVVSAGVAAFGSLTGGLLPGWEVVLAGVNVLVSVSITTLLFAMIFKFMPTASIEWHDVWIGAVVTAVLFEIGKTGIGLYLGKSGVNESFAAAGSLVVLLAWVYYAAQIFLLGAEFTKVYADEHGSVAGTKAVQATKVSAAVADAGTDVHAAAHAVRPATQGGAANDKGDQRVDRATADLVRQLVVLCAASLATAAVSRWQKRQRKAARASRLRR, via the coding sequence ATGCACCCGAAGCACCTCTTCGATCTCAGCAAAAAAGCCGTCAACGCCTGGATCGACGACTTTGCGCCCAGCATGGGCGCTGCCATTTCGTACTACACGATGTTCTCGCTGGCACCGCTGCTGGTCATCGTGATCGCCGTCGCGGGAGCGCTCTTCGGGCGTGAGGCGGTGCAGGGCGAGATCGTCGCGCAGCTCTCCGGACTGATCGGGCGCGACGGCGCTATCGCGGTGCAGGGGCTGATCAAGAGCGCGAGCGAACCCTCGCGGGGACTGATTGCGGGGGCCATCAGCATCGCGGTGCTGCTCGTCGGCGCAACCACGGTGTTCGCCGAGCTGCAAAGCGCGCTCGACCGCATCTGGCATGTGCCCGAAAAAGAAAAGCCGAGCGGCGTGTGGGCGCTGCTCCGGGCCCGGGTGCTGTCCTTCGGGCTCATCCTGGGGCTGGCGTTCCTGCTGATGGTGTCACTCGTCGTGAGCGCCGGGGTTGCCGCGTTCGGCAGCCTCACCGGCGGCCTGCTGCCGGGCTGGGAGGTGGTGCTGGCGGGGGTGAACGTGCTGGTGTCGGTTTCCATCACCACATTGCTCTTCGCGATGATCTTCAAGTTCATGCCGACCGCTTCGATCGAATGGCACGACGTGTGGATCGGCGCCGTCGTGACGGCTGTGCTGTTCGAGATCGGCAAGACCGGCATCGGTCTGTACCTCGGCAAGAGCGGCGTGAACGAATCGTTTGCCGCGGCGGGCTCCCTGGTCGTGCTGCTCGCGTGGGTCTACTACGCAGCGCAAATCTTCCTCTTGGGCGCCGAGTTCACCAAGGTCTATGCCGACGAGCACGGCTCGGTCGCGGGCACCAAGGCGGTCCAGGCGACGAAGGTGAGCGCCGCCGTCGCCGACGCGGGCACCGATGTCCATGCAGCGGCGCACGCGGTGCGTCCGGCCACACAGGGTGGTGCAGCGAACGACAAGGGCGATCAGCGGGTCGATCGTGCAACGGCGGACCTGGTCCGGCAGCTTGTGGTGCTCTGCGCTGCGAGCTTGGCGACGGCCGCAGTGAGCCGTTGGCAGAAGCGGCAGCGCAAGGCGGCGCGTGCATCGCGCCTGCGCCGGTAG
- a CDS encoding chemotaxis protein CheB yields the protein MIALQGAPPLRPGRFHMPVHRDVIVIGGATGSVGALCRLLSPLPADFPAALLAALDTEPEDGIRDLVAHVASHTRLQVSYAAEGEDPMPGHLYLARSDVHLALSLNGKMTLRNGPRITDARPAADPLFETAAEAFGPRVICIVLSGEDHNGMDGMKAVHAARGICIAQSPSDAIVPTMPMNALLDEHIDHCVLLDAMPKLLMSLVGHASH from the coding sequence CCATATGCCAGTCCATCGCGACGTCATCGTGATCGGAGGCGCTACGGGAAGCGTCGGTGCCCTGTGCCGGTTGCTTTCTCCGCTGCCTGCCGACTTTCCTGCCGCCCTCCTCGCAGCCCTCGACACCGAGCCCGAAGACGGCATCCGCGATCTGGTTGCGCATGTCGCGAGCCACACGCGCCTGCAGGTGTCGTACGCTGCCGAGGGCGAAGACCCGATGCCGGGCCACCTGTACCTGGCGCGCAGCGATGTTCATCTTGCGTTGAGCCTCAATGGGAAGATGACCTTGCGCAACGGCCCCAGGATCACCGATGCCAGGCCCGCCGCAGACCCGTTGTTTGAAACAGCCGCAGAGGCGTTCGGCCCGCGTGTCATCTGCATCGTGCTGAGTGGTGAAGACCACAATGGAATGGACGGCATGAAGGCGGTGCATGCGGCTCGCGGCATTTGCATCGCGCAGAGCCCGTCCGATGCCATCGTGCCGACCATGCCGATGAACGCACTTCTGGACGAGCACATCGACCACTGCGTGCTGCTCGACGCCATGCCGAAACTGCTGATGTCGCTGGTCGGACACGCATCGCACTGA